The following is a genomic window from Oikeobacillus pervagus.
AGGGATGTCACAAGCAGAGAAACAATCGGAAGCGATGCAAGGAGTTGAAAGTTCTGATTGGTTAAATGAATATTTCGGCATTCGATTTCGATACAATGCTCTCGGAACAGTTGTTGCGAATCAAATTGTCGATGCGTCGGATACATTTGGGATTACAGAAGGCATATCAGCTGTAACGATGCATGCCGGTTCTACGTTGGCAATTACAGACCCAACACGAGCGAAAGGAATTGTATACGTTCCAAAACTTGATTCGAACGCTAAATGGGGACCTTCTGTTGATGAAGGGGTATACCATGGTGGCGGAATAGCTGAGGGACCTTATGCTGCTATTTCAAAATTAGGGTTAGGAAAGGCTGCATTTATTGGAGATTCTTCTCCTGTTGAAGATGCAATACCAAAATATCGCAATGAAGAAACAGGCAAACAAAAGAAAACATATGATGGATTTATTGAAGCAGATAATAGACAATTACTGTTAAATATGGTGGATTGGTTGGCACAACAAGAATCGTACGAAACATTTGATCAAGCGGATGTTTCATTGGATGCCCCGTCACCATTATTGACGAAAGAATATCCAGAAAATACAACTGAACCTCAAGCAGAGCCTTGGTCACAGCCATCTCCTACATACTTGTGGTTTGATTCCTCTACATTTGCGTCGGGTTCATTCGGTTCAAGCGAACAACCATTGCTAGAATCAACTTATTCACTCACATACGAAACACCACTCACACAAGGTGAACCATTTTCTGTACAAGTCAAAATGGAAGGGTTAAAGCCTGGGCAAATGATGACAGGATACACGCTCGGCATCTACATAGCGGGAGGCCAACAAATTGCCAAAGTTCAAAATGAAGATGGGAGTTGGCCAAGTCACTACGGATATAGCTCTCCCTTTACGCTTATTGCGAATGAAAACGGAGTTGCGACGAAACAATTGTTTCTCAAACTCGATGAGAAGATAGAAGGCGATGTTAATATTCGTCTACGTCAAGGGAAAGCAAACCTTTTAACTGAATCGGTCACAATCGGTACGTCGGGTTCAATTGAAGAACCGCCACAAATAATGTCCCTTCAACAGGCACGTAACGTAAAAGACGGAACAGTCGTTAAAGTAGCGGGGACTGTGACAACGAAACCTGGTCTTTTTGGTGGTCAAGGTTTTTTTATGCAAGATGATGAAGCGGGCATATACGTCTTTCAGCGTGAAGGCGACATACAACGAGGAGACTATGTTCAAGTACAAGGTACAGTTCAAACGTTTCAAGGCAAAAAAGAATTGACCGAGGTACAACACGTAAAAATTTTAGGTCAACGTGAACTACCAGCATTCCAACAAGTTGATCAAATCGATGAGAGGAATCAAGGAAAACGCATCACATTAGAAGGTTCGATTCAACAATTGAAAGCATATCCGAATGCGTTTGAATTTGAGATTCAAAATGATAATAGACGAACGAAAGTACGTGTCGATCAACGCACTGGGGTGACGATGGAAGATTTCATTTCTCTTTATGAAGAAGGGGACATCGTGTCAGTTTCAGGCATTGCATCCATCCATTATGAAACGTATCAATTGTTAGTGACAGACTTGGGGCATGTGCAGAAACTTACAAGTTCTACCCCACCTGTCATCGGCGACTTGCCATTTACGACTTTTGATATTACGAACACGTATGACATACCCGTTCCTGTGACAGACCTAGATGGGGATTTAGACGAAGTACATGTCAAATTGAATGGGGTTTCATTAGGAGAAACAATCGCGATTTCACCGTTAGCGTATAAGCCAGGTCGTTATGAATTAACAATTAGAGCGACTGATCAAGCTGGTCATCGTGTCGAAAAAACGTATGAAGTAGAAGCTGTCATTCATTTAGGACGTTTAGATGAACTCGTGAAATACGGAAAAACACAATCTTATTTGGATGACAAAATGGAACAACATTTGTTGAAAAAAGTAATCGACGTTCAACGAGCAAAAAATGATGAAGCTCGATTGAACAAATGGAACGCATTACGTCATCAAATCCGAGTACAAAGTGGTAAGAAAATTGAACCATCCTTTCTTCCATTTTGGGATGTTCCTGTAGAAATGAAAAAAGCGATGTAATGGAGGGAATATAAGATGAAAAAATGTTTGCGAATGGGAATACTTTTCCTCGTATTATCACTTGCTGTATTAACAGCATGTAGTAAAGAAGAAGGAAAAACAGGTGCAAGTAAGGCAGGGGCAAAAGGTGATCAGACAGAATTGGAAGAACTCGTCGTTCAATTCGTTCCTTCTCAACAAGCGGATACGTTAGAGGCAAAAGCAAAACCATTAGAAAAATTGTTAAGTGATCAATTAGGAATTCCGGTAAAAGTTAGTGTTTCGACTGACTACAATACAATCGTAGAAGCGATGAAATCAAATAAGGTTGATATCGGTTTCTTACCCCCTACAGCGTATGTCATTGCAAAAGAACAAGAAGCAGCGGACATTTTACTTCAAGCACAGCGTTATGGTGTCAATGATGATGGTACACCGACAGATGAATTAGTCGATTCCTATAAGTCTATTTTTGTCGTTCGTGCAGATTCAGGAATTAAGTCTATTGAGGATTTGAAAGGTAAAAAAATTGGATATCAAAACGTTACGTCTTCAGCAGGTTTTGTATGGCCGGCAGCAACATTGATGGAGGCGGGGATTCACCCATTAGATGATATGAAGCCTGTCACATTAAAGGGTCATGACCAAGCAATCATTTCATTATTAAATGGAGATATTGACGTAGCGGTTACGTTCCAAGACGCTCGTAATATTGTAGCAAAAGATTACAAAACTGTATTTAAGGATACAAAAATCATTAAATTTACAGAACCGATTCCGAATGACACAATTACTGTTCGTCCAGAAATTAGCGACGACATGAAAGAAAAGATTAAAGAAGCGTTTATCGCAATTGGTCAAGATGAAAAAGGACAGTCAATCATTCGCGATATTTATTCGCACGAAGGATATGTTGCATCAAAAGATAGTAACTTTGATATCGTGCGTGAATATGAAAAGAAAGTAAGTAAAGAAGTGAACTAAACTAAACATTCATATATAGCATGAAAAGAATAAAGGGAAATCGATCTCGATTAGAGAGCTTCGATTTCCTTCCAAGAAAGTAGGAATCATGTGATTGAATTTAAAAATGTATCGAAAATATACCCGAATGGGACACGAGGATTAAATAAGTTAAATGTAACGATTGAGCGAGGCGAATTTATCGTGATTGTTGGATTGTCAGGAGCAGGAAAGTCAACTTTTTTACGCTCGATTAACCGTTTGCATGAAATTACCGAGGGAGAGATCCTCGTGAATAAACAATCGATTACGAATGCAAAAGGGAATGACTTGTATGCGATTCGCCGTGATATTGGCATGATTTTTCAAAACTTCAATTTAGTTCGTCGTTCATCTGTCATGCGGAACGTTTTATCAGGACGAGTAGGCTATCATTCTACATTACGTATGATTTTTGGGCTTTTTCCGAAACGGGATAAAGAGTTAGCATTTCAAGCGTTAGAGCGTGTTAGACTTCAAGAAAAAGCGTACGTGCGAGCGGATCAATTGTCAGGAGGACAGCAACAACGTGTGTCTATTGCAAGAGCACTCGCTCAAGAAGCCACAATTATTTTAGCAGACGAGCCAGTCGCCTCACTCGATCCATTGACGACAAAACAAGTGATGGATGATTTAGCAAGAATTAATCAAGATTTGAACATTACGATGGTTGTTAATTTGCACTCGATCGATCTTGCCAAACAGTACGCCTCTCGGATTATCGGTTTGCGAGACGGTGAGGTAGTATTTGATGGTCCAGTGCGAGAAGCGACAGATGAAGTATTCCAAGAAATTTATTCGAGGCAAAAAGAAGGCATTCAAATGAGGGTTGCCAAATGAAAAAAGTTCAAACAGCACAACGGCCAATCAATTACTCGATTCCCCCCTCAAAAACGAAACATGTTATGTCATTCATACTCATTTTCATTCTTGTCTGGTTAAGTGGTAAACAAATTGATTTTTCCATTACGGAATTGATGGAAGGTTTGCCAAACATGTGGGAGCTTCTTATTCAACTTTTGCCACCTGATTGGAGCTATTTTAAAGAAGTGACGAATCCAATGTTAGAGACGATTCGCATGGCAATTGTGGGAACGACAATTGGTGGACTTCTTGCATTCTTCCTCGCAATGTTAGCTGCAAAAAATGTCTTTTCTTATCCATGGATTACAGGACCGACTCGCTTTATTTTAAATTTAATTCGTACACTTCCCGAATTATTACTGGCCTCGATATTTGTCGCAGTTTTTGGAATTGGTCCTATCCCTGGTATTTTTGCCTTAACGTTCTTTTCATTAGGAATTATTGCAAAATTATTTTATGAATCAATTGAAGCGATTGATCCAGGACCGATGGAAGCGATGACAGCTGTTGGGGCGAATAAGGTGAAATGGATTATGTTCGGTGTTGTGCCACAAGTGATGTCATCGTTTGTCTCCTTTTTCTTGTATGCGTTTGAAATCAACATTCGAGCAGCTGCTGTTTTAGGGTTAGTCGGTGCTGGAGGAATCGGTTTATATTATGAAAAGACACTTGGATTTTTTCAATATGACCGCGTATCAACAATTATTATTTATACATTACTCGTTGTCCTCGTCATTGACTATTGTAGTACAAAAATAAGGGAGAAATTAACATGATTACGCGTAGCACAATGAGCAGATTTCGTCAATTTTCGATTGTGGTTATCGTTATTCTCATTTATATATGGGCATTTAGTGGATTGCCGTCGATCGGCTTGAAAGAAACGTCTGTCGAAGTGGTATCAGCGATTATATCTGGCATTTTTTCACCGGATTGGGATTACGTTTATGATCCAGGAGGAGAAGACTTATTACGAGGTTTGCTAGATACGCTTGCAATTGCAGTTCTCGGTACTATTATCGCAGCCATCTTATCAATTCCTTTTGCTTTTTTAGCAGCTCGAAATATTACAAAAAGCAGAGCGGTCGTCGGAGTGAATAAAGTATTGTTAAGTTTTATTCGGGTTTTTCCAGATATTGTGCTTGCTCTCCTCTTTATTAAAGCGGTAGGACCTGGTGCGTTTGCTGGAGTACTCGCATTGGGTATCGGGGCAATTGGAATGCTTGGCAAACTGATTTCAGAAAGTATTGAAAACGTAGACCTTAATGCGAGAGAAGCACTCATCGCTTCGGGGGCAAATCCAGTTAAGACATTCATCTTCGCTGTCGTGCCTCAAGTTCTCACTAACTATTTTTCATTTGTAATGTATCGACTAGAAGTGAATATGCGTGCCGCGACGATTCTAGGAGTGATTGGAGCGGGGGGGATTGGTACGCCGCTCATTTTCGCATTAAGTGTGCGAAATTGGGAACGTGTCGGTATTATTTTACTCGGTATTATCGTAATGGTCACACTCGTCGATCTTATTTCAAGTAAAATTCGAGCTCGCTTTACATAGTGGAAATTGGTTGGTTCAATTAGGAAAGACATAATGATGTTATTTTTCAAATAAATATAATGAGAACAGCGAATGTCGAAAGCACGTTGTATGGTTTTTAACGGATACAACGTGCTTTATGTTGCTATTTTCTCATAATGCTTTCAGTGTTCGGATGTATTAAGATTTGCCATTTGAAAAGAAGGATCAAAGGGGAATTAAGAGTCCAGCAACCTATGCCTATTTTTTCGTGAAGATAGGAGTTGGATTTAAAAGGATTTGTTCAATTCCCAGAATATATGCTCCTTTTTCGTGATTTTTTGCCCTACATCATCAAGCGTTTATCCATGCAAATGTAGAGGGGTTAATTTGCTCACGATTTCACAAAAAGCTTATCATTTCCATGTCGAGGTCCTATTTCAAGCTCGCATTTTGTGAATTTTGATTAACATTGTACAAGTAAAGTCGCGATGCTTTATTTTTCGTAAATTCACAACTTAATCTCATCACTTCACAGACAAACTTTCATAAAAAATATGGTAAAATAAAAGCCAATGAGGTGTTGAACTTGATTTATATTGGAGTAACGGGTTGGGGGGATCATGACTCTCTATATCATGCAGGTATCTCTTCAAGGGATAAGCTAAAGCTTTATGCTGGTTATTTTCCGATTGTGGAAGTGGATACTTCTTTCTATGCCATTCAGCCACGGAAAAATGCAGAGAAATGGGTAAGGGAAACTCCCCGCTCTTTTCAATTTATCGTCAAGGCTTATCAAGGAATGACAGGTCATTCGCGTGGGGAAAACCCCTTTGATTCCAAACAACAAATGTTTGATGCTTTCAAGGAATCTCTTGAGCCTTATGTGAATGAGAATAAATTAGCTATGGTTTTATTTCAATTTCCACCATGGTTTGATTGCCAAAAAAAACATGTGAATTATTTAAGATATTGTAAGGAATCGATGAGGGGATTCCCGCTTGCAATTGAGTTTCGTCATCAATCCTGGTATTCCGAAGATTTTAAAGAGAAGACGCTTGAATTTATTAAAAAAGAAGGCTGGATTCATACTATATGTGATGAACCACAGGTGGGAAATGGCTCAGTGCCGATTGTGTTGGAAGCCACACATTCAGAAAAAACGTTGTTCCGCTTTCACGGACGAAATGTATATGGGTGGAGGAAACCGAAACAAGAGAATTGGCGAGAAGTTCGTTATTTATATCGATATAACGAACAAGAACTCAAAAATTGGACAAGAAAAATTCACGCACTAGCAAGTGAAAGTCGGGATATCTATGTTTTATTTAATAATAATTCAGGTGGAGATGCAGCAGATAATGCTAAACAAATGATCGAGCTCTTGGGTATAGAATACACGATTTTGGCCCCTAGGCAGTTGGATTTATTCTGAGCTTTGACAAATGACGAAGGATACCTCGATCCGAATTGAATTTGATAAAATTTTACTTATAGCGGGGAGTTAAAATAGATGGAATGGATTGTACTCATCCTCATTGGACTAGTATCTGGTACTCTTGGTTCGATTGTAGGTCTTGGCGGAGGCATCATCATTGTCCCTGCTT
Proteins encoded in this region:
- a CDS encoding endonuclease, translated to MKQIQRLNFILFCLVLGLLSHPDLLCAETLDDPAPILLPSEPNGKSVLFDNMHGQTAGQADWVIDGAFSDFAVGIMERGYRVEELRKTEPLNLQDLMKHDVFIIPEANIPFKKEEQDDMIAYVENGGSIFFISDHYNADRNKNRWDSSEVMNGFRRGAFKDPTKGMSQAEKQSEAMQGVESSDWLNEYFGIRFRYNALGTVVANQIVDASDTFGITEGISAVTMHAGSTLAITDPTRAKGIVYVPKLDSNAKWGPSVDEGVYHGGGIAEGPYAAISKLGLGKAAFIGDSSPVEDAIPKYRNEETGKQKKTYDGFIEADNRQLLLNMVDWLAQQESYETFDQADVSLDAPSPLLTKEYPENTTEPQAEPWSQPSPTYLWFDSSTFASGSFGSSEQPLLESTYSLTYETPLTQGEPFSVQVKMEGLKPGQMMTGYTLGIYIAGGQQIAKVQNEDGSWPSHYGYSSPFTLIANENGVATKQLFLKLDEKIEGDVNIRLRQGKANLLTESVTIGTSGSIEEPPQIMSLQQARNVKDGTVVKVAGTVTTKPGLFGGQGFFMQDDEAGIYVFQREGDIQRGDYVQVQGTVQTFQGKKELTEVQHVKILGQRELPAFQQVDQIDERNQGKRITLEGSIQQLKAYPNAFEFEIQNDNRRTKVRVDQRTGVTMEDFISLYEEGDIVSVSGIASIHYETYQLLVTDLGHVQKLTSSTPPVIGDLPFTTFDITNTYDIPVPVTDLDGDLDEVHVKLNGVSLGETIAISPLAYKPGRYELTIRATDQAGHRVEKTYEVEAVIHLGRLDELVKYGKTQSYLDDKMEQHLLKKVIDVQRAKNDEARLNKWNALRHQIRVQSGKKIEPSFLPFWDVPVEMKKAM
- a CDS encoding phosphate/phosphite/phosphonate ABC transporter substrate-binding protein, with the protein product MKKCLRMGILFLVLSLAVLTACSKEEGKTGASKAGAKGDQTELEELVVQFVPSQQADTLEAKAKPLEKLLSDQLGIPVKVSVSTDYNTIVEAMKSNKVDIGFLPPTAYVIAKEQEAADILLQAQRYGVNDDGTPTDELVDSYKSIFVVRADSGIKSIEDLKGKKIGYQNVTSSAGFVWPAATLMEAGIHPLDDMKPVTLKGHDQAIISLLNGDIDVAVTFQDARNIVAKDYKTVFKDTKIIKFTEPIPNDTITVRPEISDDMKEKIKEAFIAIGQDEKGQSIIRDIYSHEGYVASKDSNFDIVREYEKKVSKEVN
- the phnC gene encoding phosphonate ABC transporter ATP-binding protein, with product MIEFKNVSKIYPNGTRGLNKLNVTIERGEFIVIVGLSGAGKSTFLRSINRLHEITEGEILVNKQSITNAKGNDLYAIRRDIGMIFQNFNLVRRSSVMRNVLSGRVGYHSTLRMIFGLFPKRDKELAFQALERVRLQEKAYVRADQLSGGQQQRVSIARALAQEATIILADEPVASLDPLTTKQVMDDLARINQDLNITMVVNLHSIDLAKQYASRIIGLRDGEVVFDGPVREATDEVFQEIYSRQKEGIQMRVAK
- the phnE gene encoding phosphonate ABC transporter, permease protein PhnE, whose translation is MKKVQTAQRPINYSIPPSKTKHVMSFILIFILVWLSGKQIDFSITELMEGLPNMWELLIQLLPPDWSYFKEVTNPMLETIRMAIVGTTIGGLLAFFLAMLAAKNVFSYPWITGPTRFILNLIRTLPELLLASIFVAVFGIGPIPGIFALTFFSLGIIAKLFYESIEAIDPGPMEAMTAVGANKVKWIMFGVVPQVMSSFVSFFLYAFEINIRAAAVLGLVGAGGIGLYYEKTLGFFQYDRVSTIIIYTLLVVLVIDYCSTKIREKLT
- the phnE gene encoding phosphonate ABC transporter, permease protein PhnE, which translates into the protein MITRSTMSRFRQFSIVVIVILIYIWAFSGLPSIGLKETSVEVVSAIISGIFSPDWDYVYDPGGEDLLRGLLDTLAIAVLGTIIAAILSIPFAFLAARNITKSRAVVGVNKVLLSFIRVFPDIVLALLFIKAVGPGAFAGVLALGIGAIGMLGKLISESIENVDLNAREALIASGANPVKTFIFAVVPQVLTNYFSFVMYRLEVNMRAATILGVIGAGGIGTPLIFALSVRNWERVGIILLGIIVMVTLVDLISSKIRARFT
- a CDS encoding DUF72 domain-containing protein yields the protein MIYIGVTGWGDHDSLYHAGISSRDKLKLYAGYFPIVEVDTSFYAIQPRKNAEKWVRETPRSFQFIVKAYQGMTGHSRGENPFDSKQQMFDAFKESLEPYVNENKLAMVLFQFPPWFDCQKKHVNYLRYCKESMRGFPLAIEFRHQSWYSEDFKEKTLEFIKKEGWIHTICDEPQVGNGSVPIVLEATHSEKTLFRFHGRNVYGWRKPKQENWREVRYLYRYNEQELKNWTRKIHALASESRDIYVLFNNNSGGDAADNAKQMIELLGIEYTILAPRQLDLF